From Planifilum fimeticola, one genomic window encodes:
- a CDS encoding lantibiotic immunity ABC transporter MutG family permease subunit, with product MTILQSEWLKTKRTPLRPLAVGLPLLYAALILWYYSRWEITPERQLSLFLAFFEGWTVLMIPVGIGVAAGYMAHQEEEAGHFRGILGSPRPRSHLFSGKLIILLLLISVATLAATTFLILGFKLVMDVLIAWPIFLLATLMALVGSMPLLILHYWIGYVWGYGPSVGIGGAGLLIAALTATSIGDTVWPFIPWAWPVRLALLPGAYLAYLPGMDSPPELIASGEILHQTFQGLIASTLTFFILLAGAILWFNRWEGRKGEH from the coding sequence ACGAAGCGGACGCCGCTCCGGCCCCTGGCCGTGGGACTCCCCCTTCTCTATGCGGCGCTGATCCTTTGGTATTATTCCAGGTGGGAAATCACCCCCGAAAGGCAGCTCTCCCTGTTCCTGGCCTTTTTCGAGGGGTGGACCGTCCTGATGATCCCCGTCGGCATCGGCGTCGCGGCCGGATACATGGCCCACCAGGAGGAGGAGGCGGGCCACTTCCGGGGGATTCTCGGAAGCCCCCGCCCCCGGAGCCATCTGTTCTCCGGGAAGCTGATCATCCTCCTCCTGCTGATTTCGGTCGCCACCCTGGCGGCCACAACCTTCCTGATCCTGGGATTCAAACTGGTCATGGACGTTCTCATCGCCTGGCCCATCTTTCTGCTGGCCACCCTGATGGCCCTGGTCGGATCCATGCCACTGCTGATCCTCCATTACTGGATCGGCTATGTCTGGGGTTACGGCCCGTCCGTCGGCATCGGGGGAGCAGGTCTTCTCATCGCCGCCCTGACGGCGACCAGCATCGGGGACACCGTCTGGCCCTTCATCCCGTGGGCGTGGCCCGTCCGCCTGGCCCTGCTGCCAGGCGCCTACCTGGCTTATCTTCCCGGAATGGATTCACCGCCGGAACTCATCGCCTCGGGAGAAATCCTGCACCAAACCTTTCAGGGATTGATCGCGTCGACGCTCACCTTTTTCATCCTGTTGGCCGGGGCAATCCTATGGTTTAACCGTTGGGAAGGACGGAAAGGAGAGCATTAA